Genomic DNA from Panulirus ornatus isolate Po-2019 chromosome 50, ASM3632096v1, whole genome shotgun sequence:
TCTCAGAGCACAGCTTTAAATGCCATGTTAGTTGCCAAACGACCAGGGAGAGAATGTTGGTAGATAGGGCGAGATGTAGGCGAGGGTCGATAGATGGGAGGGAGACGGTGCTACGAAGTGATCAGTGTTGAGTGTAAGTGTGCTGAGGATGGGGAACTGGTAGATTTTGCAAGGTTGGTACTAGTAGACAGTGTAGGGTAGGTACTGGTAGATAGTGTAGGGTAGGTATCGATAATAGTGTAGGCTAGGTACTGGTAGATAATGTAAGGTAGGTACTGGTAGATAAGGCTGGGTAGGTATTGGTAGATGTTGTAGGGTaggtgctggtggatgatgaagggTAGGCACTGGTAGATAAGGCTGGGTAAGAACTGATAGATAATGTTGGGTAGGTACTGATAGACCGAGTAGGGTAGATATTGTGAGTGTAGTAGGGTAGGTGCTGGTAGATAGTGTACTCAGGTAGAGACTGCAGGGGAGGAGCTGGTAGAGTGTAAAGTAGACACTGGTCGAACTTACaacagtgttggtgctggagatGTACTTGCCTGGTAGGGCTGCTCTTCACAGCCCCGTTGGCGGGAGGGGTTGCTGCAGGAGCCCCCTGGGGGAAGAGGGCTGGCGGCTAGCCACACTGGGGCAAGAGACGCAGACGAAGGGGCAgaagcaggcagtatggaggtgtgtgtgtgtgtgtgtgtgtgtgtgtgtgtgtgtgtgtgtgtgtgtgtgtgtaggagataCAGCTATCAGACAGACTCGGTCATACATGTTGAAGAGGAGGTGTAAACAAGAAAGGTTGGGTAGGTCTACACTTGTCAACACTGGCAGCGTAATGGTTGAACTATATAATTCATCTATAGTCACTCCGTTTATGGAGCACCTCGCTccctaaacatcatcatcacagggCCATCCGATTCTAAACGTTCCCATGGTCATGTTTAGCCTCTGAAAGGCGTTTAAATTGTGCCATGTCAATAGTATCTTGTTGTAAACACTTCCAGTCACCCGTATGCAGACGGAGTCTACAGTGATCATATTCTACATTGGTGTAATGGATTGGATGATAGaatctaggcttataagccaagcccTCAGCTTCTAAGGCTCTTCAGCGCTCTTGATAGAGCCCCACTAGTGAAGCGTGGCGTGGCAATGCCACTAACGCGACACTGGAATCACTGGTGTGCAAGATggtaggagaggaagggaaaggggaggttcAGTCAGGAGGGCTGGCGTCTGTACAGTATCTTGAGAAACTGCTGAGACTACACCGCCCTCAGTCGACGAAGCGCTTCCTCCCAGTCGCTGGCTATGTTCGTACACCACTGGAAGTGTTCATAAGTCGATGTACAATCATTTTCCAGAACACTGTAGTTCAGCGTCCTTTTACAAACGGGTCGACAACTTCCGAGAGCAACCCTTCAAGCATGTTTTATTCAGACATTCTCCGCACGAGCGTACGTTCTCGCCTCATTCATTATTTGTGGTAAAAATTCTGTCCCCTGACACGCACGGCACAGTTTTGTGGGCTAGTACATCATGAACATTATACTTCGCGTTTTCCCGAAGTTCCTTGAAACCTAGATTGATAAATATGTTCCTTTCCTATACTCTCCTTCTATCATGGCTTCCTTGTTTGGTgacaaaacatacaaattttgCTCATTCTCTTCTAATCCATATTATTTCTTACTGTCCCCAACAATACGTGTTTACGTCTATAGTAATGTAAATATTCTCattgctcttaccctttcattccttccaCGATCAGCAGGCCTTACGCATTTCGGTTCCAACTGGTCCATCCACTTCCTAAATCACGGCCCAAGTCTCAGATCCATGCATCACTGCCGGGACTACAATACCATCGAACactctagctagaccacgcaatacttggtaagctgctgcgtcgccTGATGGTAccatgtggccatcggcaactcaagggtgggcagttttgataactatttctttccctacacctctaagctttggaactgtttACCTGCTCACGTCTATCCCAGTGtatatactttcctttgtctctttcctttttaTAATCCACTCTATATTTGATTAAGGCCCGACCTTAATGTGGACATTAgtccgtgactagagcctccaacgttaaaaaaaaaaggcaagttcTCTCTCCATTCGAACTCGCACTCAAAACCATGTCGTCTCGCCTTCAAACCACATCTTCTTTACCTCTGCTCAAACTTCCTTATTCCGGACACTCTACCAAACTCgcacaccagcttctggagttctctctctctctctctctctctctctctctctctctctctctctctctctctctctctctctctctctctctctcttcctccaccagagCTGCGTCATCTACAAACCGTAATTGATTCACTTTTCCAATCCATTCCCCGTCTCCCCTAATCTCGGGCAAATTGTCGACCCACCCCTTGcttcgagcctctctctctcgtccctcctcACGCATGACCACTTATTAGTAGAGTCAGGGGTACCAGGGTATATACGTTTTCTCTGATGACATACAAGACGATCTGTGTTGTGCTACACTTAACACGAGGCGGACCACAGAAAAAACGTGTTCATTTCGAAGGTGCTGCACACACCCGCATCTCCAACCCCCGAGAGAATGTGCAGAAACCAATAGAGCTTTTTATGTAGAGGAGAAATGAAATCTTTAGTAACAAATAGACAATAACTCTGGTGGACTTCAGCAACCCAAGCCAGAATTGCCTTCTCCTGACGGACGACCACGAGAGAAACAAGACTAACTGAGTTAATTAACGACAGATAACGAAATCATATATTCCCAAGACCCAGCAGTAGCGCTCTCTGGATACAGTGACGGCCACAGACCGAGACCTAAGCACCAGCGGGGATGGGCAAagcggggaaacggcgatcataacACCAGACGACTCACTGAAAAATGCAATATCGATTTCATAGAAAACGACACATGATGACACACAATTACAGATGACGTAAGCGGGATAACAATATCGGTCCAACGCTGATGAAATTAACTGGTTCGGGTTCTCGGATGCGGACACGAATGAATAGATAAGGGGAAACATCATGAATATTATCCTTCCCCTTGAGAGAGATAACGTATCTTGAAAGGTGGATAAGGGCTGTGTAAAGAGGACGAATCAGGTTAGACGACTGACGGTATGAATGGTTTGTTTATTCAAACTCAAAACACAAGCTTACAAGGTGTCTTGAGTCTTGTGGCAACGAACAGAGGACCATGCAATTTACATACGACTGCAATGAGATGGTAGAAGGATGATCAGAGTCGGAAAGACTCGAGATGAAGAAAGAACTTCTCAGAACATGAAGAAAATACCCTAAAGGAATTATTTCAGTAAGTTTGCATCAGGAAAAATATACTCTTGGTCTATAATCAAATGAAAACTTTGCCTTTACCTGTAGTAATGGAGACATGACTTCCCTTCTAAAGAAATATCTGGACTCGGGTGTTGACCATCGAGAATTCGTCAAATACACCACAAACGCAAGACTCTCCACGATCCAATAATGAAACAGTTGGACATAAACACAGATATTGGACGCCATAAAGTGCACTAAGATACAATGTGGATACACTACACACGACTAGTTCACGTGGCCCAGACTGTATCTCTCCCACACAGGACACTGAGTGGAATAGTCCGGCATGACCTGATCACCAAAGTTATTCAACAGACCACAAGATGGGAAGTAACAAAATACTGGAATCTTAATGTGTAACATCGattaaagaaaacggggagtGGGGGGCAAGAAGAAGAGAAAACGCATTTTGAACTATCGTCCCAGCAGCCTACCTTTCGTTATAGACCATTTACTACGAACAATATCATCATATTCACGCAAGTCTTTAATCGTACTGGTAACACGTAGGAATCCAAAATACCTCACAAGTTCTTTggtaaagcctttgacactgtaccacatgggaGACTGGCCAGTATAGGATTACACAGCTCACAATATAAGATATCAGATATGCATGTGGGCACTAGTCTGTCTCCCAGAGGTATCAAATATGGGGAGGCGTCTGACGAGACGATAAATCAAAGGGAAATACTATTGTGTTCATGGACCTTCACCAGTGCATTTTTATTGTGTCTACGGCTAACCACCTGATCCAGTGAACGCTGTAGGTGTACTGGCAAATCTTAAAATCTGCTTATCTAACATTTCGTATCATTATGCTACGTCTCTTTGATATCAAAACGGCAGTTTACAGTGGCTGATTATGTGTTTCTTATCTCTTGACTGACCTCAGGTCAGTCTGTGGAGCATCAGGTCTAAAGTGTTAGATCCTCTCGATGGGTCTCGGATCATTTGACTTAAAAAGCAAACTTCATGATGAATCAGTCGGTTTGTGACCCTAACGGTCATCTGCCAAGAAGTCCCAGTTAGGTGGTCAGAATCTCCTTAAATGATTGATCTTATATCATTTAAGAATCAATTTCTCTATACAAAGCATCATCATTTTCTACACATTGTTTTGGGGTCTATACAATGAATGTGAATCTCAACATCAATTTCTTGGAACCATGGGTCAATTGAGCTTGTCTTTTACGAAGAGCACGACACCTGAATCTGCCTTGTGTACACGATCTTCCCCTATCATCACCTGTTACTTCTATGGCATCAAGCTGTTGGGACAGACCACAGAGAGTTACCTCACCACGTATTTAGGGTAATACTCTAAGCGTTGGAGTAAAGAATAATGATATTTCGCTCAGCCGAGCAAGGTGAACGTGTCTTTGGTCTCTGGTCAGACCTCTGTAGCGTAGCTGGTGTGGTGGCAGCTGACTTGACTGATTGTCGAGTTCTTGTGTTGATGTGACTGGTCCTCCTTGCCTTGTATCCGGCACGCATCTCTTGAATGCCTTCACTTACAATCGTATCTCGCCTTGCAATAACCAAACCCATTTACATACAGTCCATCTTGAGCACATAAGCTCCTATCTCCACTGAAACTAACCCACAAATTTGAGTTGTCGCCTCATTCGGGCACACAGATGCTCCCTACTTAAAAAATGGTTAGCATTTTACTTACAATTACAGATCCTACACCACGCTTGACATGTAGTCCCACTGCCATACCCTCCCTACGATTATCTTTAAGCTTCCGAGTAGGTAGGAGCTCAGCACTTTCCAAAGACCTCCTCTGCTTTCCCTTGAAAAGTGCAACACTGTCTTCTGCAGTGTCCCTTACAATGTCCCGTACCTTGTGGGTGATGTATGTGGAGTGTTCTAGTGTGCGTGGGAATGTACATATATgccagcggatgaaaccatgaagGACCAAGCGAATTACCCTGCAGAAGAGCAATGCGTGGACCAATGTAGGTCCGAGGCGGCATTGAAGAGCGTGAGAAAAGATAAGTTAGTTTCTGCAAAGGCAAAAACGTGGATGTCTGATGACATAGCATCCTGGACACTAATAATGGATGCAAGTCTTGAGCCCTcaatgaaaaggagagaaaaatagttggatatgttggaaaatGTGTGCTTGGGGACGATACCTGACGTAATGCTGGAGGATTGCGTATGAAATGACAATTTTTTTCAGAAGTAGTGAGCGAAATGTGAGGGGTCGACCGACCAGGATATGCTGAAAGTGTTCAGGGCATACAGAAAGAACGAGGGAGGACCTAACTGCCGGAGGCAAAAAGGAgccgggaggaggatgaggaagaggagggtggacactgaggaggaaatggaatgatTGAGTAAAAGAGGCTGAGGGGAATCAAGGCACGGAGatccaggagggagagagagacgtgctctGGGTATAAACGACGGGAACTCAGGCTATGTGACGATgcgaggaggaggtgtggcggcgtgtgtgtgtgtgtgtgaaccccggGGCAGAGGAAAGAATCTGAGAGTAGTACTGGCTACTGGGAGACCATCAAGGCTACCGGGAAGGTAAATACTACAATGACTCACCTGCAGGTCTCGTGGAGAGGCACGAGGACACGTGCGGAGCCGTCCTCGGAGTCTAAGAGCGGCGGGACACCGGAGCCCTTCTCCCTCTCTGCTCCACCGGTCAGCCCACTGTCGGCGCTGTCCCCCCCGGGCGTCTCCTCCGTGTCGACGTCTTCGTCCTCGGCGGTGCTCTCGCCCGTCGTCATGTCCGGCTGCGAGGCGGTcgcgtcctccttctcctccgtcaTGCACTTCTCCATGTCGTCCGACGCTATTCTCTTCCACCGTATGAGTCGCCGGGCAGCCAGCGAGGGGCTGGCCAGCTGCGCCGGCCGCGCCAGGGCCTCCAGGATGGGCGTCGTCCTCCACGTCGAGGAGGACCCCAGCGATCCCTGGGAGGAGAGGGAGCCGGCTGGGGCTGCCGAGGACGAGAGCTTGCCATGGTGCTTGCCAGGCTCCGGGAGGAggacggtggaggaggtgtgggaggagcgcTCGGTGGAGGACGAGTCTCCACCGCCGCCACCTTGATCACTCATCACTAACTGGACGACGACGCCATGACCCAGCACGACACTCCACGACCACTTCTCATACTGGCTCCCACTCCTCGGCCCGTCGTGTTATGTCGTCTCTCTTATATCACAGGTCCAACACGACTCACAACGACggtatattaaaagaaaaacaaataaaccCGCGTTCACTATTTGCCTGTCAAGTCAACATTCACAAATCTACTCGAAAGAATTCTGTTCATTTACGACAACATAGATATCGCTCACTACCATGTCAATATCTAGACTTCCGCTGCAACTTTAATCTGTCTCACGTAAGCATTTGTATCAATATAAGGTTCCTGTGGGGAAGAGAATTTACATAGCGATAATAGCAGTTCTTACGTAGCCATTACCCATCCCTCGACCCACGATCCCCAGACACAAAGACAAGATGCACATGACCCACTCACTATCCACTGCGTCAGTCTGTGTGATCCCATTCTCTCTGTGGACTCCACAGTGCCCCTTGAGCACTTGAGCCCATGATGAACTCGACAACAGAACGCTTTGGGTATACTCAAACCTGATCaactgagggtcaggtcataggtcaggccatctacccaaagggttgtaccgtcgtgctcacaggggtcgtactgtcgtgctccacaaggggtcgtaccgtcgtgctccacaaggggtcgtaccgtcgttctatcctagggttgtaccgtcacgcaGCTTTGTGGGTGACAGACCCAACATAAACCACAACCTTCACTTGTAAATGGATTTCAGGCTTAGGCTACTCAGTCCAAAAGGCtacgccacttccagtagcagggaaactgAGTCCTCCTTTTGGAGTATGAGGCTTTTTGTATtctcgatgatacagcctcgacgAAGGCGACTACTCACTCGCGGCGCAACCtcgagcaggaggagtccggtaacaccaatattTGTCGTGATTTTCTTCTATAATCTCAAAATGTTGATCAGGTTGATCAAGCATATGAGCACTACTGAGTACGACAGGGGCGGGAGGAAGTGGGcaagctggaaatcttcccctcctgtatcaccatTTTCGAAAAGTGGGAACAGAAGATGGAGCAAAgcgaggatccccccccccccttcctcccccctctcaaAGACCAGTTCCGCATCCTCCCCGAGTACAGCAGTAAAGCCCAACGCGTGACATAACTCTACGAGGCGCAACGAACATTGCAGAGGACGCGCAAGTTTGAAGACTGGAAAGCCTTCTTTCGAGAAATTGCTAAGCACCTTATCTTCATCAGGAAAATATCCTTACTTTATAATAAAAGCATGTACTTTAAGGATAATAGCCATCACTTCAGGATAATAGCCATTACTTCAGGATGATAGCCATTACTTCAGGAAAATAGCCATTACCTCGGGTAATAGCCATTACTTCAGGATAATAGCCATTACTTCAGGATAATAGCCATTACTTCAGGAAAATAGCCATTACCTCGGGTAATAGCCTTTACTTCAAGATAACAGCCATTGTTTCAAGAAAATAGCCACTATCTCAGGAAAATAGACATTATTTCAGGGTACTAGCCTTTACTTCAGAATAATAGCTATAACTTCAGGAAAATAGCCATTATTTCAGGGTAATAGCCTTTACTTCAGAATAATAGCCATAACTTCAGGAAAATAGCAATTACCTAAGGGTAATAACCTTTACTTTAGGATAATGGCTATTAATTCAGGAAAATAGCCATTACCTCAGGGTAATAGCCTTTACTTCAGGATAATAGCGTTTCCTTCTCATTTGCTATTCCACTTTCCCCTAAATGAACACCCGCGTGAAGTCCTGATGGTTGGCAAGTAAACTGCTCGCCTGTATAATTACCTGATGGCTACACATCCTCGTCTTGACACAACAGAACCATTCTCTGTCGACATTAAGTTCTTAAATGGGCTCACATTTTCGTCCAGATGCAGGATACGCCTCTAATCCTCGCCGAAATGCCTTGAAGGGTCACTGATTAACACAGGTGGTCCAAAGTGACACAGCTCAAAAGTGGTTGCTACGGGCGCTTACATAAATGGTTTGACCTAGCTCAAGCCTTACCAACTTAATTTGCTCATTATGTTAACGAGTGGCGTGCATCTTAATTAGacggctccgtgtgtgtgtgtgtccccctaaTGTTGCAGATGGATGTGTTGACAACAGCTGTGCCCCCGTTCGGGTTGGTAACACTTGCCTCAAAACCCTGGCCCAAAACGGCTAACGAGCCACGGCAGACAACGTCAAATTTGCACGTGAATATGCTGATCTAAGTGTTCAGGAAAGGGCGACTGGTAGACACATATGCATCATGAGAATGATGACACAATTAGTTACCCAGAACAAGGCGCCTCGAATGGCTAACCGGTGTGATGACTTAGACTCTGAGGCTTCGAACAAGGTTCGTTCACATGATAGCCACGTTATGAAACAGCGGAACGAACTGTGAATTCTACGTCTTACTCCCGAGATAAAAGATGAAATCTATGGGAATAAAAGTACATTACTTTCTTGAACGAAGGATAGCGGGGTCTGAACATGgcgaaaagaaatgaaaaaaaaaatgcttcagttGCCGTTCATGTAATATGAACTGGCTGGCGAGATACGAAGCGTGTTTCGTATATGTGAAGCAGGCGTCGAAAATATAATGCTCAGGCTGGAGCTCAAATGGGAATCCGCTGTCAATATAATATTTCAGTGGgagagaaatattatatatatattatcatactttgtcgctgtctcccgcgttagcatggtagcgcagggaaacagacgaaagaatggcccaacccacccacacacacacgcccacatacacacaaatacatttcaacgtatgcatacatgtacatacaaagacatatacatatatacacatgtacatattcatacttgctgccctcatccattctcgtcgccacctcgccacacatgaaatgacagcccccttcccctgcgcacgcgaggtagctctaggaaaagacaacaaaggtcacattcgttcacactcagtctctagctgtcatgtgtaatatatacatacattaatacatatatatatatatatatatatatatatatatatatatatatatatatatatatatatatatatatatatataattttccaaaagaaggaacagagaatactCCTTACTACCGAGACTGTCGTGTGATTAATCACAAGTTGACATCTTTTAAGGAAGATATGAGAGAGTGAATTTTTGAAAAGATTTCAAGGTTTAATAAGATTATTTCACGTTTTGATACGATGGCCTACTGTCCACTCACGGCAGCCACAAAAATCCCTCGTTAATCATACATTTTATcgtaacatcatcaacaacctctgCCTGTCGccttcacaacacccaccatcGTACGAAATAACCCATAGGAAGGCCAGCGAGGCCATGAACGAAACGCTTATCTCTCGCAAATAACGAGAGAAATTTCGAACCTCGAGTTCAAGTATAGAGAGGTACTGGAGTGAAAGACGAGTCACTTTAGCCATATAAACATTCCACATACGATCAAGTCTCATGGCGATCTGGGAGGTTTGAGTCCCTGAGTCAATACAGAGCAGAGAAACAAGCCAGGGTGGTGGAGCGACCATCCCATCACTATATCATGCACAGCGAACCCTCCTCCCGACTTCCGCTCCACACATCCAAAAAcagtcccacctctctctctctctctctctctctctctctctctctctctctctctctctctctctatctatctatctatctatctatctatctatctcttcctctccagagagagagagagagagagagagagagagagagagagagagagagagagagagagagacacaacagAAATCCCATACAGCCATGAATTGTCCAATGTTTGTGTGGCCAAGTATGTAAATATCCAGTGGgtcagtgtgggagtgtgtgggaggcagggaggtgCCCTCCCATGCAttcactccccccacacacccctaagtcaggtggaggggggtgaggagtggcacccccctccccccccctcacccccacgcaCCTCCCTACAAGATAATGTGAGGAAGGAGGTCGGTggataagggagataagagagACACGGTTCGACATGGGTTAGGGAGCGTGGTTTGGTGAGGTAGGTAGGGGGACGTCATGACAATCCCCctacaggaggagagaggcgttGCCTGACCTGGGAGGGTCATCATTATGACGTGTACTTGACCCGGGTTATACCGGGTCAAGTCCTGTGACCTGC
This window encodes:
- the LOC139764460 gene encoding uncharacterized protein, which codes for MSDQGGGGGDSSSTERSSHTSSTVLLPEPGKHHGKLSSSAAPAGSLSSQGSLGSSSTWRTTPILEALARPAQLASPSLAARRLIRWKRIASDDMEKCMTEEKEDATASQPDMTTGESTAEDEDVDTEETPGGDSADSGLTGGAEREKGSGVPPLLDSEDGSARVLVPLHETCR